DNA sequence from the Vibrio ishigakensis genome:
AGATAGGCTTTAGACGCGCACAAGATACGTTTGTCGCTAACGAGTTTTCTCGCCACCAGATTTGACGAAGGTAAGGTTGCATTGCGTATCGCGATATCAAACCCTCCTTCAACCAAATCCACTTGGGTATCCGAAAGATGGATATCTACTGAAAGTTCCGGAAAGCTATCGCAGAACCCCTTTAGGTTTGGCACCACGTGCATGCGTCCAAAAGACGCTGGAGTGGTTACTCTAAGCACGCCTTGGGGTTTATGACTGTTAACACCAACAGATGCTTTAGCGAGCTCTACCTGCTCAACTATGCTTTTTGCATGAACAAGAAACGCCTCTCCTTCCGAGGTCAGGGACACCTTTCTCGTGGTCCTGTGCACCAGCCTAGTGCCCAAGTTCTCCTCAAGCTTAATGATATGGTTACTGGCAACGGGCGCTGTAATACCGAGCTCGGCTCCAGCCTTACTTATGTTGTTTACCGCCGCTACTCGAATAAATAGTCTTAGGTGTTCGATGTTCATCTGTATAAGCGTCTCAACTTGGGTTTTGACGATGCACAAAAAGCCCAGTGCACCATATCAATATCGTTAATTCTATTTCGTATTTTAGTTAATTGTTTCAAGGTAAAGGTGGTCATAATCTAAACAGCAGTTATCGAGGAATTGGTAACCCTTCGTTTTTTGCAATCGAGGAATTGATTATGGCTTACGAAAACTACACCACCTTCACTGCTGAGCAGCGCGATGCAATCCTATACGTTACCTTTGACTTCGGTACGGTTAATGTCCAAGGACAAGAGATGCTGGCTGACCTCAACGGCCTTGCTTTAAGACTAGAGCGCGATCGAAGCGTTAAGGTCGTGGTCTTTCAATCCGCAAATCCCGAAATCTGGGTTTGTCACTACGACACAAACCTGCTTAAAGAGATGTCTACCGAGACTGTATCCCGAGACGAAGTTAAAGTGCTCGACCTACAAGCTGTTCTGGAACGAATCAGCAAGGTGCCACAGGCAACTATCGCTAAGCTAGAAGGCTTTGCTCGAGGTGGCGGTCATGAGTTTGCTCTGGCCTGTGATATGCGCTTCGCCGCGAAGGGCAAGTTCAAATTCATGCAGATGGAAGTGGGTATGGGCATTCTACCCTGTGGTGGTGGCGCGTCTCGTATGGCTCGTCAGGTTGGTCTAGGTCGAGCATTAGAAATCATCCTTAGCGCTCGTGACTTTACTGCAGATGAAGCCGAGGCCTATGGCACCATCAACAAAGCGCTGGAGCCTGACGAGATTGGCCCCTATGTGGACGCTCTTGCCCAGCGAATCTCAAAATTCCCAGCAGAATCCATCAACGTATGCAAACAGATGGTTTATGAATCTATCGACAAACCAATAGATGAAGCGTTGAAAGCTGAAGCCTACTGGCTGTATCAAGCCACCAGCAAGACGCCGGCAGTAAAACGATTCCAGATAGCTGATGAACAAGGCCTAGAGCATGACATCGAAAACCAACGCAACTGGGAACAACTGGTTATGAATGTGCAAGACATCAACTAGTGTTCTCGCCTCTCCCCTCGATACTGAATTGAGGGGAGATGTAATCCCCTCAAATAGCCCCTATAATCCTCGCAAGATAAACAAACTGAACACCTGAAAAATGATTATATTCCACACCACCCACGGTGATATCGAGATCGAACTCAACCTAGATAAAGCACCAGTTACCTCAAAGAACTTTAAGAAATACTGCGAAGATGGCTTTTATGAAGGGACTATTTTCCACCGCGTAATCAAAGGGTTCATGATTCAAGGTGGCGGTATGAACGAGCTTATGGATGAAAAACCAACTCGTGCACCTATCGTAAACGAAGCAAACCGTGGTCTGAAGAACACTGTAGGTACAATCGCTATGGCACGTACCGATGCACCTCACTCAGCAACCGCTCAATTCTTTATCAACCTAGACGATAACGACTTCTTGGACTTTACCGGCAAGAACAATCAGGGCTGGGGCTATGCTGTGTTTGGTAAAGTGACCGCAGGTATGGATGTGGTAAACCGCATCGCTGAAGTGCATACACTATCGCGCATGGGACATGATGATGTACCAGCGGAAACCGTTATGATCAATAAGGTCACGGTTAAATAGCGCTTATTAGGCACCACACTTCGTGGTGCCTTGTTTCTACTGCGTCTCACATTTAAATCTCAATAGTAACAACAAGTTACCAACCTATTTCCTTATGAATACAGATTGATACAGTTTATCGATGCTGTGAATAGCAGGTGCAATACGGCTTTCATATTTACCAAATACTGTAAGAATTCAGATTAGCTTTGTCTCATCATAAGGAAGAACAATGAGAACCCATTTACGTCGCCGCTTGGATAAACGTTCAAACGAAGAGATCGATCG
Encoded proteins:
- a CDS encoding peptidylprolyl isomerase yields the protein MIIFHTTHGDIEIELNLDKAPVTSKNFKKYCEDGFYEGTIFHRVIKGFMIQGGGMNELMDEKPTRAPIVNEANRGLKNTVGTIAMARTDAPHSATAQFFINLDDNDFLDFTGKNNQGWGYAVFGKVTAGMDVVNRIAEVHTLSRMGHDDVPAETVMINKVTVK
- a CDS encoding LysR family transcriptional regulator, which encodes MNIEHLRLFIRVAAVNNISKAGAELGITAPVASNHIIKLEENLGTRLVHRTTRKVSLTSEGEAFLVHAKSIVEQVELAKASVGVNSHKPQGVLRVTTPASFGRMHVVPNLKGFCDSFPELSVDIHLSDTQVDLVEGGFDIAIRNATLPSSNLVARKLVSDKRILCASKAYLSEFGMPESANDILNHQCINQTGLEGWSLKKGSELVNIKKKGVIRLDDGEAVREAAVAGMGIAMCAVWLVYKQLKSGELVEVLEDYTLHDNAAIWVVYPSNQQVAPKVRAFIDYFVKVFGDKPYWEEGAD
- a CDS encoding enoyl-CoA hydratase/isomerase family protein — its product is MAYENYTTFTAEQRDAILYVTFDFGTVNVQGQEMLADLNGLALRLERDRSVKVVVFQSANPEIWVCHYDTNLLKEMSTETVSRDEVKVLDLQAVLERISKVPQATIAKLEGFARGGGHEFALACDMRFAAKGKFKFMQMEVGMGILPCGGGASRMARQVGLGRALEIILSARDFTADEAEAYGTINKALEPDEIGPYVDALAQRISKFPAESINVCKQMVYESIDKPIDEALKAEAYWLYQATSKTPAVKRFQIADEQGLEHDIENQRNWEQLVMNVQDIN